One segment of Odontesthes bonariensis isolate fOdoBon6 chromosome 1, fOdoBon6.hap1, whole genome shotgun sequence DNA contains the following:
- the LOC142377565 gene encoding ammonium transporter Rh type C 2-like, protein MGNSCERAANFFGNFFGPQKNTNVRVSLPAVCFVWQIAMIILFGVFIRYDKESDAHWPETKREENITSDIENDFYFRYPSFQDVHVMIFVGFGFLMTFLKRYSFSGVGFNFLIASFGLQWALLMQGWFHSLDPATGKIYIGIESLINADFCCAGSLIAYGAILGKVSPVQLLVVTLFGVTLFAVEEFIILDLLHCRDAGGSMVIHCFGGYYGLAISWVLYRPNLHQSKRLHGSNYQSDLFAMIGTLFLWMFWPSFNSAITDHGDGQHRAAINTYIALASSVLTAVAISSMSQKRGKLDMVHIQNASLAGGVAMGTAAEFMITPYGALIVGFCMGIVSTCGYLFVTPFLERVFKIQDTCGVHNLHAVPGSLGGIIGAIVTAAASEEVYSKEGLVNTFDLEGKLAGRSLQKQAVEQAAGVVVATAFGLVGGVIVGFILKFPIWGDPADDNCFDDEAYWELPEDEETIPPVLEYNNHMMH, encoded by the exons ATGGGGAACAGCTGTGAGCGCGCTGCCAACTTTTTCGGCAACTTTTTCGGCCCACAGAAGAACACCAATGTGCGTGTCAGTCTGCCGGCCGTCTGCTTCGTCTGGCAGATTGCTATGATTATTCTGTTTGGGGTTTTCATCCGGTATGATAAGGAGTCAGATGCACACTGGCCGGAGACCAAAAGGGAGGAGAACATCACCAGTGACATTGAGAATGACTTCTACTTCAGATATCCCA GTTTCCAGGACGTCCATGTCATGATCTTTGTTGGTTTTGGTTTCCTCATGACATTCCTGAAGCGCTACAGTTTTAGTGGTGTGGGCTTCAACTTCCTGATCGCTTCCTTTGGTCTGCAGTGGGCTCTTCTGATGCAAGGCTGGTTCCACTCCCTTGACCCCGCAACAGGAAAAATCTACATCGGAATTGAGAG TCTGATCAACGCAGACTTCTGCTGTGCCGGCTCTCTGATTGCATATGGTGCAATCCTGGGTAAAGTGAGCCCTGTCCAGCTGCTGGTTGTCACCTTATTTGGTGTCACACTGTTTGCTGTGGAGGAATTCATCATCCTCGACCTCCTTCAT TGCAGAGACGCTGGTGGCTCCATGGTCATTCACTGCTTCGGAGGGTACTATGGTTTGGCTATCTCCTGGGTGCTCTACCGACCAAACCTCCACCAAAGTAAACGCCTCCATGGGTCCAACTACCAATCTGATTTGTTTGCAATGATTG GCACACTGTTCCTGTGGATGTTCTGGCCCAGTTTCAACTCCGCCATCACAGACCATGGCGACGGACAGCACAGAGCAGCCATTAACACCTATATTGCCCTTGCCTCCTCCGTTCTTACTGCAGTGGCCATCTCCAGCATGTCTCAGAAGAGAGGAAAACTGGACATG GTTCATATCCAGAATGCCTCTCTGGCAGGTGGCGTTGCCATGGGAACAGCTGCAGAGTTCATGATCACACCTTACGGCGCCCTAATTGTTGGTTTCTGCATGGGCATCGTCTCCACCTGTGGCTACCTGTTTGTCACG CCCTTTTTAGAGAGGGTTTTCAAGATTCAGGATACATGTGGTGTCCACAACCTGCATGCAGTGCCAGGCTCGCTCGGTGGTATCATAGGTGCAATCGTCACTGCTGCAGCCTCTGAAGAAGTGTACAGCAAAGaggg GCTGGTCAACACATTCGACTTGGAGGGCAAATTAGCAGGCAGATCTTTGCAAAAACAGGCAGTTGAGCAGGCCGCTGGCGTAGTTGTAGCGACTGCATTTGGACTTGTTGGAGGAGTCATTGTAG GTTTTATCCTGAAGTTCCCTATCTGGGGCGATCCTGCTGATGATAACTGTTTCGACGATGAGGCTTACTGGGAG CTTCCCGAGGACGAGGAGACCATTCCTCCTGTTTTGGAATACAACAACCACATGATGCACTAG